The Athalia rosae chromosome 7, iyAthRosa1.1, whole genome shotgun sequence genome window below encodes:
- the LOC105684124 gene encoding zinc finger protein 675 isoform X1, translating to MNSANLSYGNMSSEILCRLCGLQCAEYVDIYKDRGKANPNLKMEMKISSCLQIAVSRDDILPKTVCQKCCVRLEESFEFYQTSNKVQLILMEAYSLHLTNDKCKEDEIFDQCSWHTPQYTQSPSNKNSESVTDETSLEIQVNGIKLEKQCSRMFVFIQHQRYYSFFLLILNFSEQDMIELVSPPSFDDNLANGESEIGTLVHQKSYQLKKFSSSSDAPASPRLADILKGYPWPCTICVDRVLDSPQALREHCQMEHQQLPIFKCITCEKQYDHYQSFTKHIKLHRATKRYTCKVCEKSFAQKTILQAHATVHTTARPHVCHTCGKTFKNFSSLQNHVKMHLPDEAKEKYSCEFCQKEFATKHTLETHRKIHTGERDFVCDICGKSFIAKGSLDYHLLSHTGDKNHVCPSCGKAFKTSRLLGKHRSVHTGIKPHQCDVCGKQFRERGALREHSRIHTGAMPYSCEVCGKCFRFKGVLTVHQRQHTGERPYACLECQRYFTNWPNYNKHMKRIHQYDMSNKKNSGHRSRSYNVQVDLTNATTDKSAVTVDEINQNSNIADHSPQQVHNESSAEAVLDAD from the exons ATGAATTCTGCAAACTTAAGCTATG GAAATATGTCCAGTGAGATATTGTGTAGACTGTGTGGTCTTCAATGCGCAGagtacgtagatatatacaaAGACAGGGGAAAAGCaaatccgaatttgaaaatggagATGAAAATCTCTTCTTGTTTACAAATAgcg GTTTCTCGAGATGATATATTGCCAAAAACTGTCTGTCAAAAGTGCTGTGTAAGATTGGAGGAgtcttttgaattttaccaAACATCTAATAAAGTTCAACTGATTCTCATGGAAGCGTACAGTTTGCATTTaacaaatgataaatgcaaggaagatgaaatatttgatcaatGTTCTTGGCATACTCCGCAATACACACAATCG CCAAGCAATAAAAATAGTGAATCTGTAACAGACGAAACAAGTTTAGAAATTCAAGTAAATGGCATCAAACTGGAAAAACAATGCAGTCGTATGTTTGTTTTCATACAGCATCAAAGgtattattccttttttctactgATCCTGAACTTTTCAGAACAAGACATGATTGAACTGGTTTCACCACCTTCATTTGATGATAACCTAGCTAATGGTGAGAGTGAGATTGGCACGCTTGTTCATCAGAAATCTTACCagcttaaaaaattttcaagttcaagTGACGCTCCAGCTAGTCCACGTCTTGCAGATATACTCAAAGGATATCCCTGGCCTTGCACAATTTGCGTGGATAGAGTTTTAGATAGTCCTCAG GCTCTTCGAGAACACTGTCAAATGGAGCATCAACAACTCCCAATATTTAAGTGCATCACTTGTGAAAAACAATATGATCATTACCAGAGTTTTACTAAACACATAAAACTGCATCGGGCCACTAAGAGATATAC ATGTAAAGTATGCGAAAAATCGTTTGCACAAAAGACTATACTCCAAGCTCATGCTACAGTTCACACGACCGCCAGGCCACATGTTTGCCATACGTGTGGTAAGACGTTCAAGAACTTCAGCTCACTCCAAAATCACGTGAAAATGCACCTACCAGatgaagcaaaagaaaaatatagttGTGAATTCTGTCAGAAAGAATTTGCTACAAAACACACCTTAGAAACTCatagaaaaattcatacagGAGAGCGAGATTTTGTTTGCGATATTTGCGGCAAGTCTTTCATTGCCAAAGGATCATTGGATTATCATCTTCTGAGTCATACTGGTGATAAGAACCATGTCTGTCCATCCTGTGGCAAAGCCTTCAAAACTTCTCGCCTTCTCG GTAAGCACAGATCAGTACATACAGGGATAAAACCTCACCAGTGTGACGTGTGCGGGAAACAGTTTCGGGAACGTGGTGCGCTACGGGAACACAGTCGCATTCACACTGGTGCAATGCCTTACAGTTGTGAAGTTTGTGGAAAATGCTTCCGGTTCAAGGGAGTACTAACG GTTCACCAACGTCAGCATACAGGAGAACGACCCTATGCATGTCTGGAATGTCAAAGGTACTTCACTAATTGGCCTAATTACAACAAACATATGAAAAGAATTCATCAATATGATATGAGCAATAAAAAGAACAGTGGGCACCGTTCTAGATCATACAATGTCCAAGTAGATCTCACCAATGCGACAACAGACAAATCTGCTGTTACGGTCGATGAGATAAATCAGAACTCCAATATAGCTGATCATTCGCCGCAGCAG GTACATAATGAATCTTCCGCCGAAGCTGTGTTGGATGCCGATTGA
- the LOC105684124 gene encoding zinc finger protein 675 isoform X2, with amino-acid sequence MSSEILCRLCGLQCAEYVDIYKDRGKANPNLKMEMKISSCLQIAVSRDDILPKTVCQKCCVRLEESFEFYQTSNKVQLILMEAYSLHLTNDKCKEDEIFDQCSWHTPQYTQSPSNKNSESVTDETSLEIQVNGIKLEKQCSRMFVFIQHQRYYSFFLLILNFSEQDMIELVSPPSFDDNLANGESEIGTLVHQKSYQLKKFSSSSDAPASPRLADILKGYPWPCTICVDRVLDSPQALREHCQMEHQQLPIFKCITCEKQYDHYQSFTKHIKLHRATKRYTCKVCEKSFAQKTILQAHATVHTTARPHVCHTCGKTFKNFSSLQNHVKMHLPDEAKEKYSCEFCQKEFATKHTLETHRKIHTGERDFVCDICGKSFIAKGSLDYHLLSHTGDKNHVCPSCGKAFKTSRLLGKHRSVHTGIKPHQCDVCGKQFRERGALREHSRIHTGAMPYSCEVCGKCFRFKGVLTVHQRQHTGERPYACLECQRYFTNWPNYNKHMKRIHQYDMSNKKNSGHRSRSYNVQVDLTNATTDKSAVTVDEINQNSNIADHSPQQVHNESSAEAVLDAD; translated from the exons ATGTCCAGTGAGATATTGTGTAGACTGTGTGGTCTTCAATGCGCAGagtacgtagatatatacaaAGACAGGGGAAAAGCaaatccgaatttgaaaatggagATGAAAATCTCTTCTTGTTTACAAATAgcg GTTTCTCGAGATGATATATTGCCAAAAACTGTCTGTCAAAAGTGCTGTGTAAGATTGGAGGAgtcttttgaattttaccaAACATCTAATAAAGTTCAACTGATTCTCATGGAAGCGTACAGTTTGCATTTaacaaatgataaatgcaaggaagatgaaatatttgatcaatGTTCTTGGCATACTCCGCAATACACACAATCG CCAAGCAATAAAAATAGTGAATCTGTAACAGACGAAACAAGTTTAGAAATTCAAGTAAATGGCATCAAACTGGAAAAACAATGCAGTCGTATGTTTGTTTTCATACAGCATCAAAGgtattattccttttttctactgATCCTGAACTTTTCAGAACAAGACATGATTGAACTGGTTTCACCACCTTCATTTGATGATAACCTAGCTAATGGTGAGAGTGAGATTGGCACGCTTGTTCATCAGAAATCTTACCagcttaaaaaattttcaagttcaagTGACGCTCCAGCTAGTCCACGTCTTGCAGATATACTCAAAGGATATCCCTGGCCTTGCACAATTTGCGTGGATAGAGTTTTAGATAGTCCTCAG GCTCTTCGAGAACACTGTCAAATGGAGCATCAACAACTCCCAATATTTAAGTGCATCACTTGTGAAAAACAATATGATCATTACCAGAGTTTTACTAAACACATAAAACTGCATCGGGCCACTAAGAGATATAC ATGTAAAGTATGCGAAAAATCGTTTGCACAAAAGACTATACTCCAAGCTCATGCTACAGTTCACACGACCGCCAGGCCACATGTTTGCCATACGTGTGGTAAGACGTTCAAGAACTTCAGCTCACTCCAAAATCACGTGAAAATGCACCTACCAGatgaagcaaaagaaaaatatagttGTGAATTCTGTCAGAAAGAATTTGCTACAAAACACACCTTAGAAACTCatagaaaaattcatacagGAGAGCGAGATTTTGTTTGCGATATTTGCGGCAAGTCTTTCATTGCCAAAGGATCATTGGATTATCATCTTCTGAGTCATACTGGTGATAAGAACCATGTCTGTCCATCCTGTGGCAAAGCCTTCAAAACTTCTCGCCTTCTCG GTAAGCACAGATCAGTACATACAGGGATAAAACCTCACCAGTGTGACGTGTGCGGGAAACAGTTTCGGGAACGTGGTGCGCTACGGGAACACAGTCGCATTCACACTGGTGCAATGCCTTACAGTTGTGAAGTTTGTGGAAAATGCTTCCGGTTCAAGGGAGTACTAACG GTTCACCAACGTCAGCATACAGGAGAACGACCCTATGCATGTCTGGAATGTCAAAGGTACTTCACTAATTGGCCTAATTACAACAAACATATGAAAAGAATTCATCAATATGATATGAGCAATAAAAAGAACAGTGGGCACCGTTCTAGATCATACAATGTCCAAGTAGATCTCACCAATGCGACAACAGACAAATCTGCTGTTACGGTCGATGAGATAAATCAGAACTCCAATATAGCTGATCATTCGCCGCAGCAG GTACATAATGAATCTTCCGCCGAAGCTGTGTTGGATGCCGATTGA
- the LOC105684124 gene encoding zinc finger protein 391 isoform X5, producing MNSANLSYGNMSSEILCRLCGLQCAEYVDIYKDRGKANPNLKMEMKISSCLQIAVSRDDILPKTVCQKCCVRLEESFEFYQTSNKVQLILMEAYSLHLTNDKCKEDEIFDQCSWHTPQYTQSPSNKNSESVTDETSLEIQVNGIKLEKQCSRMFVFIQHQRYYSFFLLILNFSEQDMIELVSPPSFDDNLANGESEIGTLVHQKSYQLKKFSSSSDAPASPRLADILKGYPWPCTICVDRVLDSPQALREHCQMEHQQLPIFKCITCEKQYDHYQSFTKHIKLHRATKRYTCKVCEKSFAQKTILQAHATVHTTARPHVCHTCGKTFKNFSSLQNHVKMHLPDEAKEKYSCEFCQKEFATKHTLETHRKIHTGERDFVCDICGKSFIAKGSLDYHLLSHTGDKNHVCPSCGKAFKTSRLLGKHRSVHTGIKPHQCDVCGKQFRERGALREHSRIHTGAMPYSCEVCGKCFRFKGVLTVHQRQHTGERPYACLECQRSYNVQVDLTNATTDKSAVTVDEINQNSNIADHSPQQVHNESSAEAVLDAD from the exons ATGAATTCTGCAAACTTAAGCTATG GAAATATGTCCAGTGAGATATTGTGTAGACTGTGTGGTCTTCAATGCGCAGagtacgtagatatatacaaAGACAGGGGAAAAGCaaatccgaatttgaaaatggagATGAAAATCTCTTCTTGTTTACAAATAgcg GTTTCTCGAGATGATATATTGCCAAAAACTGTCTGTCAAAAGTGCTGTGTAAGATTGGAGGAgtcttttgaattttaccaAACATCTAATAAAGTTCAACTGATTCTCATGGAAGCGTACAGTTTGCATTTaacaaatgataaatgcaaggaagatgaaatatttgatcaatGTTCTTGGCATACTCCGCAATACACACAATCG CCAAGCAATAAAAATAGTGAATCTGTAACAGACGAAACAAGTTTAGAAATTCAAGTAAATGGCATCAAACTGGAAAAACAATGCAGTCGTATGTTTGTTTTCATACAGCATCAAAGgtattattccttttttctactgATCCTGAACTTTTCAGAACAAGACATGATTGAACTGGTTTCACCACCTTCATTTGATGATAACCTAGCTAATGGTGAGAGTGAGATTGGCACGCTTGTTCATCAGAAATCTTACCagcttaaaaaattttcaagttcaagTGACGCTCCAGCTAGTCCACGTCTTGCAGATATACTCAAAGGATATCCCTGGCCTTGCACAATTTGCGTGGATAGAGTTTTAGATAGTCCTCAG GCTCTTCGAGAACACTGTCAAATGGAGCATCAACAACTCCCAATATTTAAGTGCATCACTTGTGAAAAACAATATGATCATTACCAGAGTTTTACTAAACACATAAAACTGCATCGGGCCACTAAGAGATATAC ATGTAAAGTATGCGAAAAATCGTTTGCACAAAAGACTATACTCCAAGCTCATGCTACAGTTCACACGACCGCCAGGCCACATGTTTGCCATACGTGTGGTAAGACGTTCAAGAACTTCAGCTCACTCCAAAATCACGTGAAAATGCACCTACCAGatgaagcaaaagaaaaatatagttGTGAATTCTGTCAGAAAGAATTTGCTACAAAACACACCTTAGAAACTCatagaaaaattcatacagGAGAGCGAGATTTTGTTTGCGATATTTGCGGCAAGTCTTTCATTGCCAAAGGATCATTGGATTATCATCTTCTGAGTCATACTGGTGATAAGAACCATGTCTGTCCATCCTGTGGCAAAGCCTTCAAAACTTCTCGCCTTCTCG GTAAGCACAGATCAGTACATACAGGGATAAAACCTCACCAGTGTGACGTGTGCGGGAAACAGTTTCGGGAACGTGGTGCGCTACGGGAACACAGTCGCATTCACACTGGTGCAATGCCTTACAGTTGTGAAGTTTGTGGAAAATGCTTCCGGTTCAAGGGAGTACTAACG GTTCACCAACGTCAGCATACAGGAGAACGACCCTATGCATGTCTGGAATGTCAAAG ATCATACAATGTCCAAGTAGATCTCACCAATGCGACAACAGACAAATCTGCTGTTACGGTCGATGAGATAAATCAGAACTCCAATATAGCTGATCATTCGCCGCAGCAG GTACATAATGAATCTTCCGCCGAAGCTGTGTTGGATGCCGATTGA
- the LOC105684124 gene encoding zinc finger protein 675 isoform X4, producing the protein MNSANLSYELEFSRNQPSYLDYRKVSRDDILPKTVCQKCCVRLEESFEFYQTSNKVQLILMEAYSLHLTNDKCKEDEIFDQCSWHTPQYTQSPSNKNSESVTDETSLEIQVNGIKLEKQCSRMFVFIQHQRYYSFFLLILNFSEQDMIELVSPPSFDDNLANGESEIGTLVHQKSYQLKKFSSSSDAPASPRLADILKGYPWPCTICVDRVLDSPQALREHCQMEHQQLPIFKCITCEKQYDHYQSFTKHIKLHRATKRYTCKVCEKSFAQKTILQAHATVHTTARPHVCHTCGKTFKNFSSLQNHVKMHLPDEAKEKYSCEFCQKEFATKHTLETHRKIHTGERDFVCDICGKSFIAKGSLDYHLLSHTGDKNHVCPSCGKAFKTSRLLGKHRSVHTGIKPHQCDVCGKQFRERGALREHSRIHTGAMPYSCEVCGKCFRFKGVLTVHQRQHTGERPYACLECQRYFTNWPNYNKHMKRIHQYDMSNKKNSGHRSRSYNVQVDLTNATTDKSAVTVDEINQNSNIADHSPQQVHNESSAEAVLDAD; encoded by the exons ATGAATTCTGCAAACTTAAGCTATG AACTTGAATTTTCGCGCAACCAGCCATCGTATCTCGACTATCGAAAG GTTTCTCGAGATGATATATTGCCAAAAACTGTCTGTCAAAAGTGCTGTGTAAGATTGGAGGAgtcttttgaattttaccaAACATCTAATAAAGTTCAACTGATTCTCATGGAAGCGTACAGTTTGCATTTaacaaatgataaatgcaaggaagatgaaatatttgatcaatGTTCTTGGCATACTCCGCAATACACACAATCG CCAAGCAATAAAAATAGTGAATCTGTAACAGACGAAACAAGTTTAGAAATTCAAGTAAATGGCATCAAACTGGAAAAACAATGCAGTCGTATGTTTGTTTTCATACAGCATCAAAGgtattattccttttttctactgATCCTGAACTTTTCAGAACAAGACATGATTGAACTGGTTTCACCACCTTCATTTGATGATAACCTAGCTAATGGTGAGAGTGAGATTGGCACGCTTGTTCATCAGAAATCTTACCagcttaaaaaattttcaagttcaagTGACGCTCCAGCTAGTCCACGTCTTGCAGATATACTCAAAGGATATCCCTGGCCTTGCACAATTTGCGTGGATAGAGTTTTAGATAGTCCTCAG GCTCTTCGAGAACACTGTCAAATGGAGCATCAACAACTCCCAATATTTAAGTGCATCACTTGTGAAAAACAATATGATCATTACCAGAGTTTTACTAAACACATAAAACTGCATCGGGCCACTAAGAGATATAC ATGTAAAGTATGCGAAAAATCGTTTGCACAAAAGACTATACTCCAAGCTCATGCTACAGTTCACACGACCGCCAGGCCACATGTTTGCCATACGTGTGGTAAGACGTTCAAGAACTTCAGCTCACTCCAAAATCACGTGAAAATGCACCTACCAGatgaagcaaaagaaaaatatagttGTGAATTCTGTCAGAAAGAATTTGCTACAAAACACACCTTAGAAACTCatagaaaaattcatacagGAGAGCGAGATTTTGTTTGCGATATTTGCGGCAAGTCTTTCATTGCCAAAGGATCATTGGATTATCATCTTCTGAGTCATACTGGTGATAAGAACCATGTCTGTCCATCCTGTGGCAAAGCCTTCAAAACTTCTCGCCTTCTCG GTAAGCACAGATCAGTACATACAGGGATAAAACCTCACCAGTGTGACGTGTGCGGGAAACAGTTTCGGGAACGTGGTGCGCTACGGGAACACAGTCGCATTCACACTGGTGCAATGCCTTACAGTTGTGAAGTTTGTGGAAAATGCTTCCGGTTCAAGGGAGTACTAACG GTTCACCAACGTCAGCATACAGGAGAACGACCCTATGCATGTCTGGAATGTCAAAGGTACTTCACTAATTGGCCTAATTACAACAAACATATGAAAAGAATTCATCAATATGATATGAGCAATAAAAAGAACAGTGGGCACCGTTCTAGATCATACAATGTCCAAGTAGATCTCACCAATGCGACAACAGACAAATCTGCTGTTACGGTCGATGAGATAAATCAGAACTCCAATATAGCTGATCATTCGCCGCAGCAG GTACATAATGAATCTTCCGCCGAAGCTGTGTTGGATGCCGATTGA
- the LOC105684124 gene encoding zinc finger protein 2 isoform X3 yields the protein MNSANLSYGNMSSEILCRLCGLQCAEYVDIYKDRGKANPNLKMEMKISSCLQIAVSRDDILPKTVCQKCCVRLEESFEFYQTSNKVQLILMEAYSLHLTNDKCKEDEIFDQCSWHTPQYTQSPSNKNSESVTDETSLEIQVNGIKLEKQCSQQDMIELVSPPSFDDNLANGESEIGTLVHQKSYQLKKFSSSSDAPASPRLADILKGYPWPCTICVDRVLDSPQALREHCQMEHQQLPIFKCITCEKQYDHYQSFTKHIKLHRATKRYTCKVCEKSFAQKTILQAHATVHTTARPHVCHTCGKTFKNFSSLQNHVKMHLPDEAKEKYSCEFCQKEFATKHTLETHRKIHTGERDFVCDICGKSFIAKGSLDYHLLSHTGDKNHVCPSCGKAFKTSRLLGKHRSVHTGIKPHQCDVCGKQFRERGALREHSRIHTGAMPYSCEVCGKCFRFKGVLTVHQRQHTGERPYACLECQRYFTNWPNYNKHMKRIHQYDMSNKKNSGHRSRSYNVQVDLTNATTDKSAVTVDEINQNSNIADHSPQQVHNESSAEAVLDAD from the exons ATGAATTCTGCAAACTTAAGCTATG GAAATATGTCCAGTGAGATATTGTGTAGACTGTGTGGTCTTCAATGCGCAGagtacgtagatatatacaaAGACAGGGGAAAAGCaaatccgaatttgaaaatggagATGAAAATCTCTTCTTGTTTACAAATAgcg GTTTCTCGAGATGATATATTGCCAAAAACTGTCTGTCAAAAGTGCTGTGTAAGATTGGAGGAgtcttttgaattttaccaAACATCTAATAAAGTTCAACTGATTCTCATGGAAGCGTACAGTTTGCATTTaacaaatgataaatgcaaggaagatgaaatatttgatcaatGTTCTTGGCATACTCCGCAATACACACAATCG CCAAGCAATAAAAATAGTGAATCTGTAACAGACGAAACAAGTTTAGAAATTCAAGTAAATGGCATCAAACTGGAAAAACAATGCAGTC AACAAGACATGATTGAACTGGTTTCACCACCTTCATTTGATGATAACCTAGCTAATGGTGAGAGTGAGATTGGCACGCTTGTTCATCAGAAATCTTACCagcttaaaaaattttcaagttcaagTGACGCTCCAGCTAGTCCACGTCTTGCAGATATACTCAAAGGATATCCCTGGCCTTGCACAATTTGCGTGGATAGAGTTTTAGATAGTCCTCAG GCTCTTCGAGAACACTGTCAAATGGAGCATCAACAACTCCCAATATTTAAGTGCATCACTTGTGAAAAACAATATGATCATTACCAGAGTTTTACTAAACACATAAAACTGCATCGGGCCACTAAGAGATATAC ATGTAAAGTATGCGAAAAATCGTTTGCACAAAAGACTATACTCCAAGCTCATGCTACAGTTCACACGACCGCCAGGCCACATGTTTGCCATACGTGTGGTAAGACGTTCAAGAACTTCAGCTCACTCCAAAATCACGTGAAAATGCACCTACCAGatgaagcaaaagaaaaatatagttGTGAATTCTGTCAGAAAGAATTTGCTACAAAACACACCTTAGAAACTCatagaaaaattcatacagGAGAGCGAGATTTTGTTTGCGATATTTGCGGCAAGTCTTTCATTGCCAAAGGATCATTGGATTATCATCTTCTGAGTCATACTGGTGATAAGAACCATGTCTGTCCATCCTGTGGCAAAGCCTTCAAAACTTCTCGCCTTCTCG GTAAGCACAGATCAGTACATACAGGGATAAAACCTCACCAGTGTGACGTGTGCGGGAAACAGTTTCGGGAACGTGGTGCGCTACGGGAACACAGTCGCATTCACACTGGTGCAATGCCTTACAGTTGTGAAGTTTGTGGAAAATGCTTCCGGTTCAAGGGAGTACTAACG GTTCACCAACGTCAGCATACAGGAGAACGACCCTATGCATGTCTGGAATGTCAAAGGTACTTCACTAATTGGCCTAATTACAACAAACATATGAAAAGAATTCATCAATATGATATGAGCAATAAAAAGAACAGTGGGCACCGTTCTAGATCATACAATGTCCAAGTAGATCTCACCAATGCGACAACAGACAAATCTGCTGTTACGGTCGATGAGATAAATCAGAACTCCAATATAGCTGATCATTCGCCGCAGCAG GTACATAATGAATCTTCCGCCGAAGCTGTGTTGGATGCCGATTGA
- the LOC105684124 gene encoding zinc finger protein 732 isoform X6, which produces MNSANLSYGNMSSEILCRLCGLQCAEYVDIYKDRGKANPNLKMEMKISSCLQIAVSRDDILPKTVCQKCCVRLEESFEFYQTSNKVQLILMEAYSLHLTNDKCKEDEIFDQCSWHTPQYTQSPSNKNSESVTDETSLEIQVNGIKLEKQCSRMFVFIQHQRYYSFFLLILNFSEQDMIELVSPPSFDDNLANGESEIGTLVHQKSYQLKKFSSSSDAPASPRLADILKGYPWPCTICVDRVLDSPQALREHCQMEHQQLPIFKCITCEKQYDHYQSFTKHIKLHRATKRYTCKVCEKSFAQKTILQAHATVHTTARPHVCHTCGKTFKNFSSLQNHVKMHLPDEAKEKYSCEFCQKEFATKHTLETHRKIHTGERDFVCDICGKSFIAKGSLDYHLLSHTGDKNHVCPSCGKAFKTSRLLGKHRSVHTGIKPHQCDVCGKQFRERGALREHSRIHTGAMPYSCEVCGKCFRFKGVLTVILPKKSRKMFTNVSIQENDPMHVWNVKGTSLIGLITTNI; this is translated from the exons ATGAATTCTGCAAACTTAAGCTATG GAAATATGTCCAGTGAGATATTGTGTAGACTGTGTGGTCTTCAATGCGCAGagtacgtagatatatacaaAGACAGGGGAAAAGCaaatccgaatttgaaaatggagATGAAAATCTCTTCTTGTTTACAAATAgcg GTTTCTCGAGATGATATATTGCCAAAAACTGTCTGTCAAAAGTGCTGTGTAAGATTGGAGGAgtcttttgaattttaccaAACATCTAATAAAGTTCAACTGATTCTCATGGAAGCGTACAGTTTGCATTTaacaaatgataaatgcaaggaagatgaaatatttgatcaatGTTCTTGGCATACTCCGCAATACACACAATCG CCAAGCAATAAAAATAGTGAATCTGTAACAGACGAAACAAGTTTAGAAATTCAAGTAAATGGCATCAAACTGGAAAAACAATGCAGTCGTATGTTTGTTTTCATACAGCATCAAAGgtattattccttttttctactgATCCTGAACTTTTCAGAACAAGACATGATTGAACTGGTTTCACCACCTTCATTTGATGATAACCTAGCTAATGGTGAGAGTGAGATTGGCACGCTTGTTCATCAGAAATCTTACCagcttaaaaaattttcaagttcaagTGACGCTCCAGCTAGTCCACGTCTTGCAGATATACTCAAAGGATATCCCTGGCCTTGCACAATTTGCGTGGATAGAGTTTTAGATAGTCCTCAG GCTCTTCGAGAACACTGTCAAATGGAGCATCAACAACTCCCAATATTTAAGTGCATCACTTGTGAAAAACAATATGATCATTACCAGAGTTTTACTAAACACATAAAACTGCATCGGGCCACTAAGAGATATAC ATGTAAAGTATGCGAAAAATCGTTTGCACAAAAGACTATACTCCAAGCTCATGCTACAGTTCACACGACCGCCAGGCCACATGTTTGCCATACGTGTGGTAAGACGTTCAAGAACTTCAGCTCACTCCAAAATCACGTGAAAATGCACCTACCAGatgaagcaaaagaaaaatatagttGTGAATTCTGTCAGAAAGAATTTGCTACAAAACACACCTTAGAAACTCatagaaaaattcatacagGAGAGCGAGATTTTGTTTGCGATATTTGCGGCAAGTCTTTCATTGCCAAAGGATCATTGGATTATCATCTTCTGAGTCATACTGGTGATAAGAACCATGTCTGTCCATCCTGTGGCAAAGCCTTCAAAACTTCTCGCCTTCTCG GTAAGCACAGATCAGTACATACAGGGATAAAACCTCACCAGTGTGACGTGTGCGGGAAACAGTTTCGGGAACGTGGTGCGCTACGGGAACACAGTCGCATTCACACTGGTGCAATGCCTTACAGTTGTGAAGTTTGTGGAAAATGCTTCCGGTTCAAGGGAGTACTAACGGTAATTCTgccaaaaaaatcaagaaaaat GTTCACCAACGTCAGCATACAGGAGAACGACCCTATGCATGTCTGGAATGTCAAAGGTACTTCACTAATTGGCCTAATTACAACAAACATATGA